One region of Kazachstania africana CBS 2517 chromosome 3, complete genome genomic DNA includes:
- the VPS71 gene encoding Vps71p (similar to Saccharomyces cerevisiae VPS71 (YML041C); ancestral locus Anc_5.511): MPSSLVEEIDKKTYNPNVYFTTSDPQSYRTKNKVGKSSGSSQFRSVKRVNYSLTDLEARLYATKPDGKGNDNENLPGNNSTNSYLDRYTPQQIMQSQRRFMELNTENLSDLKDIPSLLSSITGYDKDKISSSTSTISQIDSDLSARAAKNKWEIPKSLQYSYKSTAKPKEKKKNTNRIVALKKTLSSKRKLPTYVDTMNQLDKSIIFNNVYNKKYFKVLPLITTCSICGGYDSISSCVNCNDKICSLRCYKLHNETRCTHS; this comes from the coding sequence ATGCCTTCCTCACTGGTAGAAGAAATAGACAAGAAGACGTATAATCCTAATGTTTACTTCACAACATCTGACCCACAATCTTATAGGACTAAAAATAAAGTGGGCAAGTCCAGTGGTTCTTCACAGTTTAGATCAGTTAAACGAGTGAATTACTCATTAACTGATCTAGAGGCAAGGCTGTATGCAACAAAACCCGACGGGAAGGGCAATGATAATGAGAATCTACCTGGGAATAATTCTACCAATTCTTATTTGGATAGGTATACTCCACAACAAATAATGCAATCACAAAGGCGGTTCATGGAGCTTAACACTGAAAATCTTAGTGATTTAAAGGATATCCCTAGTTTATTGAGCAGTATTACCGGATACGATAAGGACAAAATTAGTTCAAGCACATCTACAATTTCACAAATTGACTCTGATCTCTCAGCAAGAGCagcaaaaaataaatgggAAATACCTAAATCTTTACAGTACTCATATAAATCTACTGCCAAACCaaaggagaagaagaaaaataccAATCGTATAGTAGCGCTTAAGAAAACCCTTTCatcaaagagaaaactCCCTACCTACGTTGACACCATGAACCAACTGGATAAGagtatcattttcaataacgTTTACAACAAAAAGTATTTCAAGGTACTTCCTCTGATCACTACTTGTTCTATTTGCGGTGGTTATGACAGTATTTCCAGTTGTGTTAACTgtaatgataaaatttgCTCTTTAAGATGCTACAAACTACACAATGAAACTAGATGTACACACAGTTGA
- the NSE5 gene encoding Smc5-Smc6 complex subunit NSE5 (similar to Saccharomyces cerevisiae NSE5 (YML023C); ancestral locus Anc_5.558), with translation MTSCTRSINHVNGYKDEKLPHYFVEVTLKDLNNFEILNSICLLDNFDQMLYFLESQINTIQMKDGKRILAIPSYDVLIVLITLATVSEHSKEQLLRASDPYNFTRIPLNKKALSIIEHYLSILKNFDTTLYAGYDLELLRCQFFLMVDNLLPKSFNQLESITNPYTAYFTLLKQKETILGNRLLNVQLAKPSEFLNLILLTLSYSLEETEGKYLSFHERWGPMMDILTDLISLRHKYYMKNEIAKEKIKSSLYTQRLSESPLACFFKLFNTFAFKDRFTEYIFIGCNIKGIAADRSNKYSSFNPHTIFKGEDAISTTYVARTAFSTAYKVKKSMRLRRRIINKCFKLLSQVPKRHRLVSPRMDIDDIITNISITLSNFSNLMEFFAFFDTESPSKDFSFLPVVAENTLNELLFRLESNEGAKEEFYLSRGQGNDITVNLVSNLSNTDAFLKECLMLLEEKLSTNDSLKTPLLIQKSLICILSLLRFLMFLNDKEAMRGSLIYTQFLDSIANINIEDKENEIYISPMSNIINNFSL, from the coding sequence ATGACTTCGTGCACAAGATCGATAAATCATGTGAATGGATATAAGGACGAAAAACTACCCCATTACTTTGTTGAAGTAAcattaaaagatttgaataattttgagattttgaattctaTATGTCTCTTGGACAATTTCGATCAAATGCTTTACTTTCTTGAAAGTCAAATCAATACCattcaaatgaaagatGGTAAGAGAATTTTGGCAATTCCTTCTTACGATGTTTTAATTGTATTAATAACTCTGGCCACAGTTTCTGAACATTCTAAAGAACAGTTACTCCGAGCAAGTGATCCTTATAATTTCACAAGGATTCCGTTAAATAAGAAAGCGCTGAGCATTATTGAACACTATCtgtcaattttgaaaaattttgatactACACTTTATGCCGGTTACGATTTAGAACTTTTGAGGTGtcaattctttttaatGGTAGACAACCTATTGCCAAAGAGTTTTAACCAGTTAGAGTCTATTACAAATCCTTACACAGCCTACTTTACTTTACTAAAACAGAAGGAGACCATTTTAGGTAATAGGTTATTGAATGTGCAATTAGCCAAGCCATCTGAGTTTCTCAATCTCATTTTGCTTACATTATCATATTCATTGGAGGAAACAGAGGGTAAATATCTATCGTTTCATGAACGTTGGGGTCCAATGATGGACATTCTCACTGATCTCATTTCTTTAAGACACAAATACTacatgaaaaatgaaattgctaaagaaaagataaaatctTCGCTTTACACACAAAGGTTATCAGAAAGCCCTCTGGcttgttttttcaaattattcaacACCTTTGCATTCAAAGACAGATTTActgaatatattttcattggcTGTAACATCAAAGGTATTGCTGCGGACAGAAGTAACAAATACTCCAGTTTTAATCCACatacaattttcaaagggGAAGATGCCATTTCAACCACTTACGTTGCGAGGACAGCCTTCAGTACTGCGTACAAAGTTAAAAAGTCGATGCGTCTTCGTAGGAGAATTATAAATAAGTGTTTTAAATTACTTTCACAGGTTCCAAAGAGACACAGACTTGTATCTCCAAGAATGGACATCGATGATATTATAACTAACATTTCCATTACTCTATCGAATTTCTCTAATTTAATGGAGTTTTTTGCATTTTTCGATACAGAAAGTCCAAGTAAGgacttttctttcttaccTGTGGTCGCAGAAAATACtttaaatgaattattattcaGACTTGAAAGCAACGAAGGGGCAAAAGAGGAGTTTTATTTATCGAGAGGACAGGGAAACGACATTACTGTAAATTTAGTCAGTAACTTGTCCAATACTGATgcatttttaaaagaatgCCTAATGCTTCTAGAAGAAAAACTATCTACAAATGATTCCTTGAAAACCCCATTATTAATTCaaaaatcattaatttgCATTTTATCTCTCTTAAGATTTTTAATGTTTTTGAATGACAAAGAAGCTATGCGTGGTTCGCTGATATATACGCAGTTTTTAGACTCCATTGCAAACATTAATATAGAAGATAAAGAGAATGAGATCTATATATCGCCAATGTcgaatataataaataatttttctttgtag
- the YML6 gene encoding mitochondrial 54S ribosomal protein uL4m (similar to Saccharomyces cerevisiae YML6 (YML025C); ancestral locus Anc_5.565), with the protein MNVKTQGLQVTLKWLKFSRFYASTTKPSPLPNLQLPPKYTLASLRAFPSLEPLTYIPVSTEVLGLPLRRDVLWQAIVFENDNKRVGSSNPPGRSTNGYSRHKLRPQKGSGKARLGDANSPMLHKGGRALARTAPHDYTTKLPRKLYSLAFNTALSYQYEKGNLYVIGDASNVDPINLNDVNKLDIPVFPETTAKYRSSLFKKFLQEHKLNGKRLLFITTENRNDLLRYSDYYKQKVDVIQKEGVEVNDLLKASKIFIELEAFQYLAEQHAQ; encoded by the exons ATGAACGTGAAAACGCAGGGATTACAA GTAACTTTAAAGTGGTTAAAATTTTCGAGATTCTATGCATCGACAACGAAACCCTCCCCTTTGCCCAATTTACAACTACCTCCTAAATATACATTGGCATCATTAAGGGCATTCCCATCACTAGAACCGCTGACATATATTCCCGTATCTACAGAGGTCTTGGGCTTACCTTTAAGACGTGATGTTCTGTGGCAAGCGATTGtgtttgaaaatgataataaacGTGTAGGGTCATCAAATCCTCCTGGGAGATCGACTAACGGTTATTCAAGGCACAAATTGAGGCCTCAAAAGGGATCAGGTAAAGCAAGATTAGGTGATGCCAATTCTCCAATGTTACATAAAGGCGGTAGAGCATTAGCAAGAACTGCTCCTCATGATTATACTACAAAACTCCCAAGAAAATTGTATTCACTGGCATTTAACACTGCTCTAAGTTACCAGTATGAAAAAGGTAATTTGTATGTTATTGGCGATGCCAGCAACGTGGATCCAATAAACTTGAACGATGTTAACAAGCTGGACATCCCTGTATTTCCTGAAACGACTGCCAAATATCGTAGTTCgttattcaagaaattcttACAGGAACATAAGCTAAATGGGAAGCGATTACTTTTCATAACAACAGAAAACAGAAATGATCTTCTTCGATATTCCGATTACTATAAGCAAAAAGTAGACGTCATACAAAAAGAAGGAGTAGAAGTAAATGATCTTTTGAAAGCTagcaaaatatttatagaACTGGAGGCATTTCAATACTTAGCTGAGCAACATGCTCAATAG